Part of the Capsicum annuum cultivar UCD-10X-F1 chromosome 12, UCD10Xv1.1, whole genome shotgun sequence genome is shown below.
CTTATTCTGATTTTGATAGACCTTTTACTTTGCGTCGTACATAATTAAAAATCTGAACAGAAGTGAGATATAAATCCAGAAAAAAATGCATAAGAGGAACAACCAATCAAATCTTTTGACTACATTCTCGTGATGATCCATTATGAGGAAATGTCCAAAATCTGGAAAACTTTCGGGATCTTACATGTAAAGTTTTCCACCTCCGGCGTATCTTTCCCAGTTCTGTCCTCTCCTTGTCCCCTCCACCGTAATAGCATCCAGAGAATGCAAGCATATCAGGTTCAAACCTGTAAACAATACATTGTAAGCGAACTTTTCTTCTCAAGAATTCCCAACCTGCAGCAAAGCATTGCCCCCCATCCAAAGTGAATATGTCAGTGCAAAAAGAGAATACATCAATCAGATAATAGGAATTCGGAGCCAGTCATCTCATATGTGATAGACAAATTGTTCAAGGACCAAACTTTTACTACAAATCATATGTTACAAACCAGAAATAACATTTCATTTCAGAATAGGAGCATCCATGAACACTGACTCCAGACAAACTATATATAGCTTACTGAACGAAAACATGCACTAAACACAGTAAAAAAATGCCCAGGACGTTACATTGGTTCTGCACTTGAAGGACGTAACTAGTGGCAGCCATAAGGAAATGTAGGAGGACAAAAGGAAAAGACAGAGAAACAAAGTAAGAAACAGAAATCATAAGATCAAGTCAGATCTTATGACTAACCTTAGGTGAAGGGCAATATAATGCTTGCTGCTCGACCTCATTCGCTGGACCAATTTCTCACCCATTTTGAGTATATGGTCAGCAAACTTCAGGGCATGATAATTGACTCTGCATCTAAGCTTTTGCAAATCTGTATCCAGCTTATTTGCAAGTCGATAGTCAAACTTGGTGATCTGTATAGCCTGTCACAAGAAGCAGACTGTTGATACAGGTCTGAGATGTCAATAATAAACAACACTAATAGACAGCATACAGAAAGGAATAATCCCATGTCCCTGAAACCAGGAATAAGCTAAATACTCAGTTCTTTCCACTTACTGTACTGGCAATTGTATTTCCTTGGGTAAGACCCAAAATAAACATATTAGAGTAGGTGAAGCCTCGGGGCCTAGTTCTTTTGAAAAACAAGTTTCAAACATTTAAGATTGATAAATTTGAGTGAATTAGCAACAATAACCTCCTCAACCTCCAACCAAAAGGAGTTATAACAAGGATACTTAAAAGATGTTTTCTGACGGAAAGCACGTGTCATGTATCCAAAGGGTAATAATCCTTCTGAACATCCTAACAAGTTACCAGCTGTACAAAGTATTGAAGTCGGACATAACACAACATAACAATTCTTCTCTTAAGTctgtattttttatcttcttggtAACAGCCTTAATAAAATAGCATTATCTTATAAAAGATATCCATCCTTTAAACATTGAGAAAAAATGAGGTGTTACTACTCATAACCAAGCTAATTCATGATTCTTCAAAAACTTCTACCAATTTGCTTCCATTTGAATCAGTGACCACTTCCACAAAgtatcaataaaatttaaatttggagcagAAGCTGTTTTGAAAGGACTGgaatatgttttgaaaacagaatCAACTCCATCCAGTAAGTCAAACAGAACTGTATTgcaactttttatttttggtgtaaagaacATTATATAAAAGAAGCTGAACAGCAGTCGATCTTTTAGGTTCTTTAGTAATCTAGCTGATAGTAACAAGTTCTTTTGGAGGTCTCCAGCATGTCCTTAATGCTGAGGAATACAACATTCTGttacccccccaaaaaaaatgaAGTTGGCAAGAAGTTTCAGGCAGTACACAAGTATTTAGTGCCTAAACTCCTTAATCTATTAAGGTTAAGAAGTTCAGTTACAAGAAGTGAAAGGGATGTCAAGATTTTCGGGGATCTTATAGGCTTCATAGCCAGACTCCTGCGATTGACTGTAAATACTCCAAACAAGTAACAGGCAATAACTCAAAAGTGCAGTAAATAATTAACAAAAGTGTGCTTCTCAGATATGATTCTATTCATCCACAAATTACTAAGAGATATAAGTGTCTTGAATACTCACATGTTTTTTCATGAGTACAGGCAATACACGATTTATATAGCATCTTTCATTGCACTTTCTAGGAACACGCATTCTATGTGGCGTCCATATCTGCCGTCTTCTAAGTGGAAGGTCTTCTATAATTGTAACATCTGGCGTTAGATGTTTTATAAACCAATCAACATCAAATATATCAGAGAAGTCACTGCAAGAGAAAAGGAGAGCATTAACTTTCAAAGTTACATGCAGGATCATTAGCATTTTAAAATGTACCTATACAACAAGTTCAGTGATGGTTGGAGAAACCAATATGCAAGAAAATACTAAATCATTCTTCTGATACTACTCACCTAGAATCTTTCCAGAAAGACGTCTTGTCCAACTTTGGAACAACAAGAGTAGCATTTAAAATGCGAGCAGCAACAACAGCATCAGTTATCTGCCATAAAGATGGGCCAGCTTACACTGTTAAGTATTGAAGGTTACACACTTCCACGTAGTCCTTGTAGTATGGTTCCAGCAGAAAGCTAAAGTACACAGGTGTAACAGAAAGGATTGCCAACTCAAAGGACCGTATATAAGAAAAAGCACAAACGGAATTATCAGGATCATGTCACATATATAGGGGCTGATTGCTCAATTTATAAGCGTCTTGAAATTTAGAATCATCAGGCACGAATACAAATAATTCTTGTAGTCAGTATTTAACAATCTATAGTTATCATGATCTGGTAATTCATAAGTATATCTTCTGTTGCCATTTTTAACTTAAAGTGCAAATAACTAACTCGCTTATCAAATCCCAGAGCATGATTATGGAAAACATATTTGCTACCACTGGATATGAAGTTTGTAGTGGAGATTTGTTAATCATTATTTCTCTATCCATCAGCAAAAGACAAGTTCATGTGAAATACCCTATAAAATATGCCGATCACTGAATCAACCACCTTATTTGTCTATTTgcgtaagaaaaaaaaagtttcctGATCAGAATATCAGTTCTTCTTAGTCAACAAATTAAAACAGAAATCAAATTCAATTCTAAAAACCAATCTGGAAATATTTTCTTACCCCAGTTCTCTGTTGGTTAAGACCTCCACTGGTTACAATCAACAAGTACCGATTTGGATGTGTGATAGCTTTGGCCTCTGCAATTTGAAACAGTACAAATACGCAATCAGATTTCGACGATCAAATTCAACTTTATTAATAATTCCTTCATTCCTTGCTGCTACACAAACATACTATAACAAGCTGATTACTCCTTTTTCCAAATACGAATACTATAAAACAACCTTAATTTCATGATCGAATTCAACTTTATCAATAATTCCTTTATTCATTGCTGCTACATAAACATACTATAACAATCTGATTACTTTTTTCTTCACATACGAATACTATAAAACAACCTAAACTGCCTGATCAAATTCAGCTTTATTAACAATTCCTTCATTCGTTTCTGCTACATAAACATACCATAAgctaaatatcttttttttaaaaaaaaaaatacgaatACTATAAAAACAACCTAAAATTGCACGACGAAAACAAGCTGAGCTACTGAGCTCTTTTTCGAACAAGTTGATTACTTTTTTCTCCAATTACGACTATTATAGTAAAACCTAAATTGcacaatcaaattcaactttaTTAATAATTCCTTCAATTGTTGCTGCTACATAAACATACTATAACaagctaaattaatttttttttttcttaatacgAATACTACAAAAACACCCTAAAATTGTACAATCAAAATAAGCTGAGATTAAGTTCTTTTTCAAACAAGCTGATTACTTTTTTCTCCAAATATGAATACTATAAAACAACCTAAACTGCAGGTTCCTTCGTTGCAGCAACATAAAAATACTATAACAAGCTGATCACTTTTTTCTCAAAATACGAACACTACAAAAACAAACTAAAATTGCACGACGAAAATAAGCTAAAGTTATTGAGATCTTTTTTCGAGTTTACGCACTTGCAAATTTACTGCTGGCATCACTGCATCCATAGAAAAACATCTAATTTCTAAAACTCCAGAGATCATGATTATAAACTTACCACAACAAGCTGATTACTTTTTTCTCCAAATACGAATACTATAAAACAACCTAACATTGCACAATCAAATCCACCTTTATTAATAATTCCTTCCTCCATAGCTGCCACATAAACATACTATAACAAGCTGTCAAATTCAACTTTATACATAATTCCTTCATTCGTTGATCCTACGTATTTTTCCAAATATGAATACTATAAAACAACCTAAATTGCACGACGGAAATAAGCTGAGATATTGAGCTCTTTTTCGAACAAGCTgattactttatttcttccatAATTCTCCAACTATGAATACTATAAAACAACCTAAATTGCACGACGAAAATAAGCTGAGATATTGAGCTCTTTTTCGAACAAGCTgattactttatttcttccaaATATGAAtaccataaaataaccaaaattatacaatccaaTTCAACTTTATAAATAACTCCTTCATTCGTTGATCCTACATATTTCTCCAAATATGAATACTATAAAACAACCTAATTGCTCGATGAAAATAAGCTGACATAGTGAGCTATTTTACGAACAAGCTGATTACTTTCTTTCCTCCAAATACGAATACTATAAAACAACCTAAATTATACCATCAAATTCAACTTTATAAAAAACTCCTTCATTCGTTGATCCTACATATTTCTCTAAATATGAATACTATCAAACAACCTAAactatacaatcaaattcaactttaTAAATAATTCCTCCACCGTTGATCCTACATATTTCTCCAACTATGAATACTATCAAACAACCTAAATTATAAGATCAAATTCAACTTTATAAATAATTCCTTCAATCATTGATCCTACATATTCTCCAAATATGAATACTATAAAACAACCTAAATTGCACGACGGAAATAAGCTGAGATATTGAGCTATTTTTTGAACAAGCTGACTACTTTCTTTTCTCCAAATACGAATACTATAAAACAACCTAAATTATACGATCAAATCCAACTTTATAAATAATTCCTTCATTCGTTGATCCTACATATTTCTCCATATATGAACACTATAAAACAACCTAAATTGCACGATGAAAATAAGCTAAGATATTGAGCCTTTTTTGGAACAAGCTGATTACTTTCTTTCCTCCAAATATGAATACTATTAAACAACCTAAATTGCACGATGAAAATAAGCTGACATATTGAGCTCTTTTTCGAACAAGCTGATTACTTTTTTCTCCAAATACGAATACTACAAAAACAAACTAAAACTGCACGATgaaaataagcttagctactgaGCTCTTTTTTGTAAGTCTACATACTTGCAAATTTACTGCTGGCATTACTGCATCCATAGAAAAACTTCGAATTTCTATAACTCCAAAGCTCACGATTATGAACTCCTCCAGCACTGatctaaaactcaaaaaattcatcGCGCGCACATTTAGCAAAACCTTCGATCCAATTCAAAGTTACGAAGCAATTCAATAATATTCAGATTAAAATAATCCTAACCTGAATACGAGATTGAGGAAGTCTAATCTCACTTTCTCCGCCTTTGTTACTctacaaaatgataaattaaatccacagttattattattattatcatatatcAATCAATTGATCCAATTAGATTAATGAATACGATTATGAAAATGACTAATTAGCGCACCGAGGAATCTTCAGGAGACGGAGCGAGGAACgataggaagaagaagaagaggagaacgGTGGAAATAGAGAAAATTGCGGGGAGAAGACACCGTACACGGttgtgatggtgatggtggtggtgatggtggtggcgCCGCCGTGGGAGAGCCATACGGCGGCGGTGATGCGGAGGAAGACGGCGGTGGAGGGTTTAGGGGTATTATGGGAATTTCAGATTTGTTTTAGTGTTTTAAAGAGAGGAATTTTGGGGATTTTAGTTTAGAGGACCCATAGGCCATAACGACAAGGATTTCATTGTGGGAAATGTTttgctctttttctctttttatagcATTGTGGGTCCCACTTGACGCTCGATACTTATGTTAAGACTCCCAATTAACGATTAATTTGAATTTGCATTGAAAATGCAATGTTAATAAAAGGGGAAGGACTCGTTataaaaatttgatataaaaattaGATTAAATTTGCAAGTAAATGCTCCAACTTTGAGAGCGCACAATCCAGTCATCACAACTTGGTCTCAAACTAATAACTGAAAAGTTCAATTCATTGACATATTATCTCGTAAACACCTGATACTGAAGTCACACGTAAGTTTTTGAGGTGTTTAAATGATTATATTTTTtggacaaacaacataaatttcgacaatttggagcttaattacagaaaatttcgatattttatataataactgaaaatctcaatttagggtatgtcgagatatataattagcttctGAAATATTCAACAAagatacttttttttctttgtaaggatatataattagctccctatacatttttttcgattttgggtctatcgagatcataatacatccaatgaaatatttttttctttgtaaagatatatacTTAACTTTCGagatatttttttcgattttaaatCTGTCGAAATACTTAATTAGTTTTTCCATATATCCAGCGAAGATACATGATTAattgaaattttgagaatttgtataaatatataatagtaaattAAGGGGTTAAGTTGAAAAAAGTAAAGACAGCATAAGAAGAAATAGTACATTAGTTTAATAAACTAGTAATATATTAAAGTAATAAAAAAGGGGGGAAGAAACAGAAAAAAGCAAAAACAGGAGTGTGTTTGTGATTTAGATCTCTGAATTGTTCGTTACTTGAGAATTAGGTAAGATTTGGGGTTGAAATAGTATTTTACTAGAAAAGTTGTCTTATATTAACATGTTTGTACCATATAGGGGAGGGGGTGTGAAGAAATAGTTGAAATCTCGTTATATTAGTCAGAAGTTTCAAATTCGAATCGAAAAATGGAGAATTTCTCGATAGAAAGAGTTTGATCACGTAGTAAGCCTATCCGATGCAAATCAAATTAATCAGACCAGTAAATTTCAAATATCGAATTACAattgttcatcaaattcatgattAGACACTCAAATTTGTGAATCAATATTAATCTTGAATCATCTATGTAGTGTTAAACTTGTGGATCAATGtgcataaaatattttaattagaagAGTTGTTGAATTAtagtaatttgatatttttcgATTGGATCTGTGATTAAATTATTGAAAGCCCATCAAATATAGTTTTCAACTTGTTATGTCACTTTCTAATAAATTTAATTGTAATTTGTAGATTGGACTTTGTGATTAAACTATTGAAAGTTCACCAACTCCACTTTGAAGTAATTTTCTAACAAATTCAACATCTCATTGTTGTCATTACTAGCTAAACATCTTTCACTAGCACAAGTATTCATAGGCTTTGAAGGCATGAAATACAATAAACAAATCTGATCTAGTGCTTGACTCTATTTGTAAGACAGGTGTGTAAAGCCGCGTAAGTGAGGAGACAAGACTATAGAGAAGAAATTCTTGTGCATTAGATATAAGACTCAAAACTAATCGTCTCCAACTCTTATCGATGACTTTTGTGGTTTTCATGTTATTATAGACACTAGTTTCTCAATCACATGTAGTATTCACCAGTATCTCGGTCATCTAACCAAGGAGCATTATGATGTCTCTGAAAGTACTTGAAGCCTTCATATCTTAATGCAcgtatttaatttatttgaagtTATTAGAGCAAGATTCACTTTGGGGGAATACGAATCGAAGCAAGAACAAGAATATTTCTAGTAGAACATCTTTCAAACTAGATGGTTCGCTAATAGACCATTCGACTCATTCACCATGTGCTCTGATTCAGTATCTGGGAGCATCAAGTGCTTCAAAGGTGGGATTATCTTGACGTAGGCTTGTCTCAGGCCTAAATAAACCTAAGTTAAATGAAGTCTCTATCAAATATGAAACCTCAATACACCTTAAAACTTTGTCATTACTAGCTAAACTTGTCATATCTTCTGCATACAAGGATGTTTCCATGGTTCACAACAGTGATTATTATGTAAATCAAAGGATTTGCCAAGTGATTACTAGCAAAGGTAGCATAGAAAAGGGATCTAAACAGATTTTAGAGTCTCAAAATTCCAGTTTTCTGTTCTCATCTGAGGCCGGAAAGTGGATTATagcaacaatttgtaaaaattacTAGGATCTCGGTACATAGAGGGGGCGGCAACTTATGTTGCTCAGTTGCCACTCCAACCACAACATTTTGTCAAGCAGGCTGCAAAGTAACATCATGTGCTAAAAAAAGCTTGCttctaaaagaaaagaagaaggtgGGAATTTTGCGACAAAGCCATATTTAGAGATGCTATACTTTCTGTGTACTCCAGTAAGCCTCCCAGTTGCAGCCTTTTGATGGAAAGAAACCATCAGTTTTGAGCACTCCCTGTAAAAATAAAGGGACCATAAACATTCAGAGGGGTTTCTTCGAGCATTCGGGAAGAATAAATCATTTTTGCAAACGAAGAAAGTAGATAGATTGATACTAACAGAAGCTGATCTCGAGTATAGTTGCTATATTTCTCGCAAGTTTTAGTCCACTCCTTAGACACACTTAGAGTACATTGGGCAGTAAATATTGCCGCAGCTGCTAGCATTGAAGGCGGGAACCTAAGGGTTTCATACTCAACGAGGCATAGTTCGGTCATGAAGAAAGACAGCAGCTCCACCTGATCCAAGTATACCCGAAAATTGTCAGTACTTGTCACGATTAATGTTATCATTTCTCTGAGCTATAATTTAGTATTAGCAAGTAAGTTCATAGTAACCTTCTTATCAGACTGAGCAGCTTTAAGGAATCGGTTCATAAACACATATGCCGTAGGCACTGATAAGTTGAACTGTAAGGTGTTGACCATCAACTTCTCCTGCAGAAAGTACTCAATCAAATGAtgaaattttagttaaattaaaggGATGGAGGCTTAATTTCGAATAAAGCAAAAAACTATACCATTTCGAGCACTTCTTTCCGAGTGTAAGCGTTATCTGAGATTAAAATTAGATCCTCGACAACAGGAACTGTAACTTCTTCATATTTGCAGGCAAGAAGCAAAGCAGTTACCCCAACAAGCTGGAGTTTTTTCCTAACCACTTGCTGGATTGCCAAGAATCTATCGACAAGATTTACGGTCAAGTACAAAGTCTCCTCCATCAGTTCAAACTTGTAATGAACCTACACAGAATTGATAGGACATTAGTGAGGCTGCAAATCATTGTGTTGCTTCATAAAATTCGGAGAGGCTGTGGGTTATTGTTTTTATACCTCAATCAGCCAGTCAATGAGAATCGCTCTCATCCTCTCATTGATGTCAAATTGTTGTTCCATATAGTTTGGAGGGGCACAGCTAGAActctgaaataaaaataattcataaagtGATTCCCTCAAATAGAAATCCAGAAAGTTGTACAAACTTTATCTCATCTGGTCATCATTCTTGGGTGACAAAGCGAGAGACACGtaaaagaaatttataaaaataaaattggagaTACTTGTTAAAACAACATCCTCAAGGAGAAGGTTAACTAAAGTAGGTAGGCTTTGCATAGTTAGTCCATTTCCGCTAAAGGCAGCATCAAAAGCACCTATATTGTAATCCGGAGAGCCAAGGAGGACAGCTACTACTGGCACCCCAAACTAAAAACTACAACTGGAAACAACTTTAGTTGGTCATTACGATCAAGTACTCACTCTCGAGAATTTTATTGACCTCACACATAATATGGGGAAATCTGGTTAGCACGCATATTTAAGAATGAAATAACATAGACTTGACGACTTGAGGGTATATTCACGAGCAGATGACAAGAATGAGTGCA
Proteins encoded:
- the LOC107851164 gene encoding O-fucosyltransferase 16 isoform X1, encoding MALPRRRHHHHHHHHHHNRVRCLLPAIFSISTVLLFFFFLSFLAPSPEDSSSNKGGESEIRLPQSRIQISAGGVHNRELWSYRNSKFFYGCSNASSKFAKAKAITHPNRYLLIVTSGGLNQQRTGITDAVVAARILNATLVVPKLDKTSFWKDSSDFSDIFDVDWFIKHLTPDVTIIEDLPLRRRQIWTPHRMRVPRKCNERCYINRVLPVLMKKHAIQITKFDYRLANKLDTDLQKLRCRVNYHALKFADHILKMGEKLVQRMRSSSKHYIALHLRFEPDMLAFSGCYYGGGDKERTELGKIRRRWKTLHNGNPEKARRQGRCPLTPEEVGLMLRALGYGKDVHIYVASGEVYGGEETLAPLKALFPNFYSKDTIASKEELEPFSSFSSRMAALDFIVCDESDVFVTNNNGNMAKILAGRRRYFGHKPTIRPNAKKLNHVFLNRNNMTIGEFSSRVHIFQRGFMGKPKEVRPGRGEFHENPSTCICEDSEAEKKIDWGRRKIGKGSVTKKKDGDDMKNDTETVHDENIDYEPEMTDPEDEDDEDSPPGKVEVLSNGTSIDYDTFMSEDTELDELLSD
- the LOC107851736 gene encoding G2/mitotic-specific cyclin-2 isoform X1, with the protein product MVGSNENSKGVIRPSNLQGGMGRNRRALSTINGNIVEAPQYPCKVHKKNGITDKSIADSAKNPVLRPITSMGDSCCFRKYAAQMAGKKQQPTLEVTKRPVQTAPSRNELEGQIIIDVEDYMATSDNDLPMFVQHTEAMMEEIERMDEEIQMEDVEESLIVDIDSADKKNMLAAVEYIDDIHAYYKKTESSSCAPPNYMEQQFDINERMRAILIDWLIEVHYKFELMEETLYLTVNLVDRFLAIQQVVRKKLQLVGVTALLLACKYEEVTVPVVEDLILISDNAYTRKEVLEMEKLMVNTLQFNLSVPTAYVFMNRFLKAAQSDKKVELLSFFMTELCLVEYETLRFPPSMLAAAAIFTAQCTLSVSKEWTKTCEKYSNYTRDQLLECSKLMVSFHQKAATGRLTGVHRKYSISKYGFVAKFPPSSFLLEASFF
- the LOC107851736 gene encoding G2/mitotic-specific cyclin-2 isoform X2, which encodes MVGSNENSKGVIRPSNLQGGMGRNRRALSTINGNIVEAPQYPCKVHKKNGITDKSIADSAKNPVLRPITRKYAAQMAGKKQQPTLEVTKRPVQTAPSRNELEGQIIIDVEDYMATSDNDLPMFVQHTEAMMEEIERMDEEIQMEDVEESLIVDIDSADKKNMLAAVEYIDDIHAYYKKTESSSCAPPNYMEQQFDINERMRAILIDWLIEVHYKFELMEETLYLTVNLVDRFLAIQQVVRKKLQLVGVTALLLACKYEEVTVPVVEDLILISDNAYTRKEVLEMEKLMVNTLQFNLSVPTAYVFMNRFLKAAQSDKKVELLSFFMTELCLVEYETLRFPPSMLAAAAIFTAQCTLSVSKEWTKTCEKYSNYTRDQLLECSKLMVSFHQKAATGRLTGVHRKYSISKYGFVAKFPPSSFLLEASFF
- the LOC107851736 gene encoding G2/mitotic-specific cyclin-2 isoform X3 — encoded protein: MGRNRRALSTINGNIVEAPQYPCKVHKKNGITDKSIADSAKNPVLRPITSMGDSCCFRKYAAQMAGKKQQPTLEVTKRPVQTAPSRNELEGQIIIDVEDYMATSDNDLPMFVQHTEAMMEEIERMDEEIQMEDVEESLIVDIDSADKKNMLAAVEYIDDIHAYYKKTESSSCAPPNYMEQQFDINERMRAILIDWLIEVHYKFELMEETLYLTVNLVDRFLAIQQVVRKKLQLVGVTALLLACKYEEVTVPVVEDLILISDNAYTRKEVLEMEKLMVNTLQFNLSVPTAYVFMNRFLKAAQSDKKVELLSFFMTELCLVEYETLRFPPSMLAAAAIFTAQCTLSVSKEWTKTCEKYSNYTRDQLLECSKLMVSFHQKAATGRLTGVHRKYSISKYGFVAKFPPSSFLLEASFF